A stretch of Pseudomonas sp. LS.1a DNA encodes these proteins:
- a CDS encoding F0F1 ATP synthase subunit I yields MEIRTPNRLPFHRWAVFPVLLAQFVVLLLATLVLWQWKGAVSGYSGLCGGLIAWLPNVYFAWKAFRFSGARAAQAIVKSFYAGEAGKMILTAVLFALTFAGVKPLAPLAVFGVFVLTLLVSWFAPLLMNKRLSRP; encoded by the coding sequence ATGGAAATCCGCACGCCAAACCGCCTGCCTTTCCATCGCTGGGCGGTTTTCCCGGTACTGCTGGCTCAATTCGTCGTACTGCTGCTGGCAACGTTGGTGTTGTGGCAGTGGAAAGGGGCGGTCAGTGGATATTCAGGCCTTTGCGGAGGTTTGATTGCCTGGCTACCCAATGTGTATTTCGCCTGGAAGGCTTTTCGCTTCAGCGGGGCCCGGGCGGCACAAGCCATCGTCAAGTCGTTCTACGCTGGCGAGGCAGGCAAGATGATTTTGACGGCAGTGCTTTTTGCACTGACCTTCGCAGGAGTGAAGCCACTGGCGCCGTTAGCAGTATTCGGCGTCTTCGTGTTGACCCTTTTGGTCAGCTGGTTCGCGCCCCTGCTGATGAATAAAAGACTTTCGAGACCTTAG
- a CDS encoding ParB/RepB/Spo0J family partition protein: MAVKKRGLGRGLDALLSGPSVSALEEQAVKIDQKELQHLPVELIQRGKYQPRRDMDPQALEELAHSIRNHGVMQPIVVRPVDGNRYEIIAGERRWRATQQAGLDKIPAMVREVPDEAAIAMALIENIQREDLNPLEEALALQRLQQEFELTQQQVADAVGKSRVTVANLLRLITLPDAIKTMLAHGDLEMGHARALLGLEEHRQEEGARHVVARGLTVRQTEALVRQWLSDKPDPVEPSKPDPDIARLEQRLAERLGSAVQIRHGNKGKGQLVIRYNSLDELQGVLAHIR; this comes from the coding sequence ATGGCCGTCAAGAAACGGGGTCTCGGACGTGGGTTGGATGCACTGCTCAGTGGTCCTTCCGTCAGCGCGCTCGAAGAGCAGGCTGTGAAGATCGACCAGAAAGAACTGCAACACCTGCCGGTCGAGCTGATCCAGCGTGGCAAGTACCAGCCACGCCGGGACATGGACCCGCAGGCGCTGGAAGAGCTCGCGCACTCGATTCGCAACCATGGCGTGATGCAGCCGATCGTGGTGCGCCCGGTCGATGGCAACCGCTACGAGATCATCGCCGGTGAGCGCCGCTGGCGTGCCACCCAGCAGGCTGGCCTGGACAAGATCCCGGCCATGGTCCGCGAAGTGCCCGACGAAGCCGCCATCGCCATGGCGCTGATCGAGAACATCCAGCGTGAAGACCTCAACCCGCTGGAAGAAGCCCTGGCCCTGCAGCGCTTGCAGCAGGAGTTCGAGCTCACCCAGCAACAGGTGGCCGATGCCGTGGGCAAGTCGCGGGTAACCGTGGCCAACCTGCTGCGCCTGATCACCCTGCCCGATGCGATCAAGACCATGCTCGCCCATGGCGACCTGGAGATGGGCCACGCCCGTGCATTGCTTGGCCTGGAAGAACACCGTCAGGAGGAGGGGGCGCGTCATGTTGTCGCACGTGGCCTCACCGTGCGCCAAACCGAGGCACTGGTCCGTCAGTGGCTCAGCGACAAGCCTGATCCGGTCGAACCGAGCAAACCTGATCCGGATATCGCACGCCTTGAACAGCGGCTCGCAGAGCGTCTGGGCTCGGCCGTGCAGATCCGTCATGGCAACAAGGGCAAAGGCCAGTTGGTTATTCGCTACAACTCGCTTGACGAGTTGCAAGGCGTGCTTGCTCACATCCGTTGA